From one Streptomyces sp. ICC1 genomic stretch:
- the tig gene encoding trigger factor: MKSAVETLNPTRVRLTVEVPFEELKDSLDAAYKKINQQVTVKGFRKGKIPARVIDQRFGRGAVLEEAVNDALPKFYTEAVNEADLNPLGQPDVDITELKDGELLAFTAEVDIRPAIEIPDYSGIEVTVDAIEVSDEDVEKSVEQLRGRFASTKDVERAAQDGDVVTIDLEAKVAGEVLEDGVAQDVSYTIGSGELLEGIDEAVKGLEAGGEATFTSQLKGGSAEGQDAEVTVKVTKVSARELPELDDEFAGMASEFDTLEELKADSRKRLENMKQYDQATQAQERVLEKLLELIEVPIPEKLLADEVQTRKHNLEHHQLGQMGLSIEKYLEIQGKTVEEFDAETAEQAIKGIKTQFVLDELVNKEKLNVNQEELTEHLMRRAASSGMSPDQFAQAVVEGGQVPMLVGEVARGKALAAVVEVAKVTDTNGEVVDLSDDEDDENAVEQAAETVENVVEADGEIAADEAK, encoded by the coding sequence GTGAAGAGCGCCGTGGAGACCCTGAACCCGACTCGGGTTCGGCTCACTGTTGAGGTGCCCTTCGAGGAGCTCAAGGACAGCCTCGACGCGGCCTACAAGAAGATCAACCAGCAGGTCACGGTGAAGGGCTTCCGCAAGGGCAAGATCCCGGCCCGCGTCATCGACCAGCGCTTCGGCCGCGGTGCGGTGCTGGAGGAGGCCGTCAACGACGCCCTCCCGAAGTTCTACACCGAGGCCGTCAACGAGGCCGACCTGAACCCGCTGGGCCAGCCCGACGTCGACATCACGGAGCTGAAGGACGGCGAGCTGCTGGCCTTCACCGCCGAGGTCGACATCCGTCCCGCGATCGAGATCCCGGACTACTCCGGCATCGAGGTCACCGTGGACGCCATCGAGGTCTCCGACGAGGACGTCGAGAAGTCGGTCGAGCAGCTGCGCGGCCGCTTCGCGTCCACCAAGGACGTCGAGCGCGCCGCCCAGGACGGCGACGTCGTCACGATCGACCTCGAGGCCAAGGTCGCCGGCGAGGTGCTGGAGGACGGTGTCGCCCAGGACGTCTCCTACACCATCGGCTCGGGCGAGCTGCTCGAAGGCATCGACGAGGCCGTCAAGGGCCTGGAGGCCGGTGGCGAGGCCACCTTCACCTCCCAGCTGAAGGGCGGCTCCGCCGAGGGCCAGGACGCCGAGGTCACCGTCAAGGTCACCAAGGTCTCCGCCCGTGAGCTGCCGGAGCTGGACGACGAGTTCGCCGGCATGGCCAGCGAGTTCGACACCCTCGAGGAGCTGAAGGCCGACAGCCGCAAGCGCCTCGAGAACATGAAGCAGTACGACCAGGCCACGCAGGCCCAGGAGCGCGTCCTGGAGAAGCTGCTGGAGCTCATCGAGGTCCCGATCCCCGAGAAGCTCCTCGCGGACGAGGTCCAGACCCGCAAGCACAACCTCGAGCACCACCAGCTCGGCCAGATGGGTCTCTCCATCGAGAAGTACCTCGAGATCCAGGGCAAGACGGTCGAGGAGTTCGACGCCGAGACCGCCGAGCAGGCGATCAAGGGCATCAAGACGCAGTTCGTCCTCGACGAGCTCGTCAACAAGGAGAAGCTGAACGTCAACCAGGAGGAGCTCACCGAGCACCTCATGCGGCGTGCTGCCTCCTCCGGCATGTCCCCCGACCAGTTCGCCCAGGCCGTCGTCGAGGGCGGCCAGGTTCCGATGCTCGTCGGCGAGGTCGCCCGCGGCAAGGCCCTCGCGGCCGTCGTCGAGGTCGCCAAGGTGACCGACACCAACGGTGAGGTCGTCGACCTCTCTGACGACGAGGACGACGAGAACGCGGTCGAGCAGGCCGCCGAGACCGTCGAGAACGTGGTCGAGGCCGACGGCGAGATCGCCGCCGACGAGGCCAAGTAA
- a CDS encoding DUF1059 domain-containing protein, whose translation MRKVIDCRDYPSEAKCSLTITGEEEEVVRAATEHSVSVHSEVDTPEFRAMLRTMLKDEAPQHA comes from the coding sequence ATGCGTAAGGTCATTGACTGCAGGGACTACCCCAGCGAGGCCAAGTGCAGCCTGACCATCACGGGCGAGGAAGAAGAAGTAGTCCGGGCGGCCACCGAGCACTCCGTGTCCGTACACAGCGAGGTCGACACACCGGAGTTCCGCGCCATGCTGCGGACCATGCTGAAGGACGAGGCGCCGCAGCACGCCTGA
- a CDS encoding HD domain-containing protein, with translation MTEQPLTLIEVEALARTAHEGQTDKAGRPYAEHLAAVAEGVRARGGTAEQQAAAWLHDAIEDDALSPDWLASAALPPHVKAMVLALTKRPGEPVEGYTARILATPGARLVKEADLAHNADPARLAVLDAPTRDRLSAKYAYVRSLLGIAAP, from the coding sequence ATGACGGAACAGCCCCTGACACTCATAGAGGTCGAAGCCCTGGCCCGCACCGCGCACGAGGGCCAGACGGACAAGGCCGGCCGGCCGTACGCGGAGCACCTCGCGGCCGTCGCCGAGGGCGTCCGCGCCCGCGGCGGCACCGCCGAACAGCAGGCGGCGGCCTGGCTCCACGACGCGATCGAGGACGATGCGCTCAGCCCCGACTGGCTGGCCTCCGCCGCGCTCCCCCCGCACGTCAAGGCCATGGTCCTGGCGCTCACGAAGCGCCCCGGGGAACCGGTCGAGGGGTACACGGCCCGCATCCTCGCCACGCCCGGCGCCCGCCTGGTCAAGGAGGCCGACCTCGCGCACAACGCGGACCCGGCCCGCCTCGCGGTCCTCGACGCGCCCACCCGGGACAGGCTGTCCGCGAAGTACGCGTATGTCCGCTCGCTGCTGGGCATCGCCGCGCCCTGA